GATACGGTAATCCAGTCCTACATTGACTGGTTAAAAAATATTTGCAATGAATGAAAAAACAATCCGCTACGTTCCGCTCCTCTTAATTCATGTAGCCATTGCCATTATAGTATTTTTGCTTCCTTTCCTCGCAAAGGTATTGTCATTATTTGTCCTTTTTTGGGGAATAATTTATGTAGTGAAGAAGCGGAATAAGGGAAATGAAGTCCTAATAGTAGCAGCATACATCACTGGGCTTGAGGTTTTTTTACGATGTACAGATGGTTTGATTATATACGAATTTGCGAAATATGGTGTGTCATTGATGATTTTCATCGGGATGTTTTACAGTGGTTTTTCAAAGAATGCGATTCCATATTGGATTTATCTACTTTTGCTAATCCCAAGTGTTATCATTGCCGCCTTCGTTTTGAATTCCTCTATGGAAGACAGGAAAATCATTTCGTTCGTAATTTCAGGACCATTATGCCTCGGTGTTTGTTCATTGTACACTTATAAGCGTATGATAACATATGAGCAGATGCATAAAATCCTGCTGGCCTTAGGGATGCCCATCATATGCCTTACGGTTTACCTCTTTCTTTATAACCCAAGTGTCAGGGATGTGATTACGGGTACCGACTCCAATGCTATGACTTCAGGCGGATTCGGGCCTAATCAGGTATCAACAGCATTGGGAATAGGGATTTTTATTTTTGTCCTCAGGGCTATCCTGCAGTCAAAAACCAACTTTATGGTACTCATAAATATTTTGATAGCCTGCACAATTGCCTTCAGGGGAATCGTGACATTTTCAAGAGGAGGCGTAATTACCGCCATTGCTATGATTGTGTTATTAATTTTCGGCGTTTATTCTCGAAGTAAGGGTAAGGCTAAGGTTAAAATGCATTATTTCATAGTAGGTACCCTGGTATGCGCTTTTTTAATTTGGACATATAGTATTTCCCAGACAAATGGTCTCATAGAAAACCGTTACGCCAATAAAGATGCGGCAGGGAGGGTAAAGGAAAGTAAATTCACAGGCCGCGAAGATTTGGCCAAGACAGAATTAAATG
This genomic stretch from Flavobacterium pallidum harbors:
- a CDS encoding O-antigen ligase family protein translates to MNEKTIRYVPLLLIHVAIAIIVFLLPFLAKVLSLFVLFWGIIYVVKKRNKGNEVLIVAAYITGLEVFLRCTDGLIIYEFAKYGVSLMIFIGMFYSGFSKNAIPYWIYLLLLIPSVIIAAFVLNSSMEDRKIISFVISGPLCLGVCSLYTYKRMITYEQMHKILLALGMPIICLTVYLFLYNPSVRDVITGTDSNAMTSGGFGPNQVSTALGIGIFIFVLRAILQSKTNFMVLINILIACTIAFRGIVTFSRGGVITAIAMIVLLIFGVYSRSKGKAKVKMHYFIVGTLVCAFLIWTYSISQTNGLIENRYANKDAAGRVKESKFTGREDLAKTELNAFYENPILGVGVGKSIEIREAETGINAASHNEITRLLAEHGSLGILMLLILFVTPIILHLDNRANFFMFPILFFWLLTINHAAMRIAAPAFVYSLSLLKVEMGYSPRKKPRAVKHLR